In the Chloroflexota bacterium genome, one interval contains:
- a CDS encoding alpha/beta fold hydrolase — MQTTIHFLSADGSTLLEGKWLAPSQSPQLVAVLAHHFPPMSNMDQRAIFATFKVLRDRGWGILRYNSRGVGQSQGEFSGGPGEDLDLQAALAEARQRAPQAQICLIGWSFGAQLVLRVMASDPTIRATVAVTPNPVGLQESAQGQHGPLLAIVAERDQFFDLIETRTAFEQATEPKSWHLLKWADHYYLTREDEVAQFTVDWLEQAVK, encoded by the coding sequence ATGCAAACAACAATTCATTTTCTTTCTGCCGATGGCAGCACGTTACTTGAGGGCAAATGGCTAGCGCCCAGCCAATCGCCACAATTGGTTGCCGTGTTGGCCCATCATTTTCCGCCAATGTCGAATATGGATCAGCGGGCGATTTTCGCGACCTTCAAGGTGTTGCGCGACCGTGGTTGGGGGATTTTGCGCTACAACTCGCGTGGAGTTGGCCAAAGCCAAGGTGAATTTAGTGGCGGCCCAGGTGAAGATCTCGATTTGCAGGCAGCCTTGGCCGAAGCGCGTCAACGTGCACCGCAAGCTCAAATCTGCTTAATTGGCTGGTCGTTTGGCGCACAATTGGTATTACGGGTGATGGCCAGCGACCCAACGATTCGCGCAACCGTGGCAGTTACGCCCAACCCTGTTGGTTTGCAGGAGAGTGCTCAAGGCCAGCATGGACCATTATTGGCAATCGTCGCCGAGCGCGATCAATTTTTCGATTTGATTGAAACGCGCACGGCCTTTGAACAAGCGACCGAGCCAAAAAGCTGGCATCTACTCAAATGGGCTGATCATTATTATCTAACCCGTGAAGATGAAGTTGCGCAATTCACGGTCGATTGGCTCGAACAAGCGGTTAAATAA
- a CDS encoding DPP IV N-terminal domain-containing protein: MDQIGRRTVTSLSVGLVAIVILLVTIGQQPSAGQVANNKPNQAQAQVSGILFLRNPAQQAELWRSDANGQGQQLLVPQVSDYSLSPDGRKVAYATQAEAQPSRIEMFDLTQNQVITSTGSADWTGYTPNWSPADGVIVYERRTISTGGVGSPKLWLMQPDGTQVSPVVKGGDVVTFGAHWSNAGRLLGFTDPLRNELVLFDFSDVLRRIPFSGDFDWSPDDQRLVISVLRESQAGFRNELILFDLATEQQTPLTSQTDTDDFTPVWSPDGTKIAFVRRTREVPRGEIWVVNADGSEPRAITAGGGYDNVDPQWTPDSQQLLWTRLTVGSANVPSAIWTVNLAEKSEPRVLIENATQARWIVE; this comes from the coding sequence ATGGATCAGATAGGTCGTCGAACGGTAACCAGTTTATCAGTAGGCTTGGTGGCGATTGTGATTTTGTTGGTCACGATTGGTCAACAACCTAGTGCAGGTCAAGTTGCTAACAATAAGCCAAATCAAGCGCAAGCCCAAGTTAGTGGTATTTTATTTTTGCGCAATCCCGCTCAGCAAGCTGAATTGTGGCGGTCGGATGCAAATGGTCAAGGGCAGCAATTACTTGTGCCACAAGTTAGCGATTATAGCCTTAGCCCCGATGGGCGCAAAGTCGCCTATGCCACTCAAGCCGAAGCCCAACCAAGCCGCATCGAAATGTTTGATCTGACCCAAAATCAGGTGATTACGAGCACAGGTTCGGCTGATTGGACTGGCTATACGCCAAATTGGTCGCCTGCTGATGGCGTGATTGTCTATGAACGACGCACAATTAGCACTGGCGGAGTTGGTTCGCCCAAACTTTGGTTGATGCAGCCCGATGGAACCCAAGTTAGTCCAGTGGTTAAAGGCGGCGATGTGGTTACCTTTGGCGCACATTGGTCGAATGCTGGACGTTTGCTAGGCTTTACCGATCCGTTACGCAACGAATTGGTTTTATTTGATTTTAGCGATGTGTTGCGGCGCATTCCATTTAGCGGCGATTTTGATTGGTCGCCCGATGATCAGCGTTTAGTAATTAGTGTATTGCGGGAGTCGCAAGCAGGGTTTCGCAACGAATTAATCCTATTTGATCTGGCAACTGAGCAACAAACGCCCTTGACTAGCCAAACTGATACTGATGATTTTACCCCCGTTTGGTCGCCCGATGGCACGAAAATCGCCTTTGTGCGGCGCACCCGTGAAGTACCTCGCGGCGAAATTTGGGTCGTTAATGCTGATGGCAGCGAACCACGGGCTATTACGGCTGGCGGCGGCTACGATAATGTTGATCCGCAATGGACTCCCGATAGCCAACAATTGCTCTGGACGCGCTTAACCGTCGGTTCGGCAAACGTACCCTCGGCAATCTGGACGGTTAATTTAGCTGAAAAATCAGAGCCTCGGGTGTTGATCGAAAATGCCACCCAAGCTCGTTGGATCGTTGAGTAG
- a CDS encoding MogA/MoaB family molybdenum cofactor biosynthesis protein produces the protein MGYNDHAEAAAQHQVPVRCAIITISDTRTSETDKSGALAQELLTAAGFQVVEYRIIPDEPDQVAEFVQQCIARSDCDAVLTNGGTGIARRDATIEAIAPLLDKKLPGFGEIFRMLSYNEIGAGAMLSRAIAGIAGRTLVFCMPGSSGAVRLAMQSLILPELKHLVWEIARQ, from the coding sequence ATGGGCTACAATGATCATGCTGAGGCAGCGGCACAACATCAAGTACCAGTGCGCTGTGCAATTATTACCATTAGCGATACACGAACCAGCGAAACCGATAAAAGTGGGGCGCTGGCCCAGGAATTATTAACTGCCGCAGGCTTTCAAGTGGTCGAATATCGCATTATTCCCGATGAACCAGATCAGGTTGCTGAGTTTGTGCAACAGTGCATTGCACGGAGCGATTGCGACGCTGTTTTAACCAATGGTGGTACTGGGATTGCCCGTCGCGATGCCACGATTGAAGCGATTGCCCCGTTGCTTGATAAAAAATTGCCTGGGTTTGGCGAAATTTTTCGCATGCTTTCCTACAACGAGATTGGCGCAGGAGCCATGCTTTCACGCGCGATCGCGGGCATCGCTGGCCGAACCTTGGTTTTTTGTATGCCTGGCTCGTCGGGAGCGGTGCGTTTGGCCATGCAATCGTTGATTTTGCCTGAATTAAAACACCTCGTTTGGGAAATAGCCCGCCAGTAA
- a CDS encoding MFS transporter, protein MQQVPSTHVRHPMWPIYLCVAVTALGIGIINPLIPHLLEQNGADEFIVGLSTSVMFASLVLTGMPIGRTIDKFGIRLFLIVGLISYTVAMLAMPWTNNIPLFFMWRIFEGIGWSCVWTAAETYVSRVSSPAQRGHNTAVYGMSLASGTAAGPIIGTAVYEWTKNPVHPFLVAVAAAIVATVIVVLVVPEPHVAHTEHESGGVSFKITRPLILPLAIAFLYGYGTLSLVSLLPTLNYSNWELGTLISVTVIANIVAQVPIGRMLDRYGYRPLLIGSLSLLSAAALFSTLHPPFLLTLFLGMLLGAFAGTLYPIGLAVLAARVPPAKLGGASGMFTVCYGLGSFVGPALTGGVMAMVGDKHSDQALFGTIGCLVLALLGLMMTGIDRVNVKEEHPVSVASSGIKPPM, encoded by the coding sequence ATGCAGCAGGTTCCTTCGACGCATGTGCGTCATCCAATGTGGCCAATTTATCTCTGCGTTGCGGTTACTGCCCTTGGAATTGGGATCATCAACCCGTTGATTCCGCATTTGCTTGAACAAAATGGCGCTGATGAATTTATCGTGGGCTTAAGCACTAGTGTGATGTTCGCCAGCCTTGTGCTAACGGGCATGCCGATTGGCCGCACAATCGATAAATTTGGCATTCGACTCTTTTTGATCGTTGGTTTAATTTCCTACACCGTTGCCATGCTGGCAATGCCATGGACAAATAATATCCCGCTCTTTTTTATGTGGCGGATTTTCGAGGGGATTGGCTGGTCGTGCGTTTGGACTGCCGCTGAAACCTATGTCAGTCGGGTTAGTTCGCCTGCGCAGCGGGGGCATAATACGGCAGTTTATGGAATGTCGCTGGCCAGTGGTACGGCAGCTGGCCCAATTATTGGCACAGCAGTTTATGAATGGACCAAAAATCCTGTCCATCCATTTTTAGTAGCCGTCGCTGCGGCAATCGTGGCAACCGTGATTGTGGTGCTCGTTGTGCCAGAGCCACATGTGGCGCATACTGAGCATGAAAGTGGCGGGGTGAGCTTTAAAATCACTCGTCCATTAATTTTGCCTCTGGCAATTGCCTTCCTCTATGGCTATGGCACGTTGTCGTTAGTTTCATTGCTGCCAACCCTCAACTACAGCAACTGGGAGCTTGGCACGCTAATTTCGGTAACCGTCATTGCCAACATTGTGGCTCAGGTGCCAATTGGGCGAATGCTTGATCGCTATGGCTATCGGCCATTGCTGATTGGATCGTTATCGCTCCTTTCGGCGGCAGCTTTGTTCTCGACCCTGCACCCACCATTTTTGCTAACCCTGTTTCTCGGGATGTTGCTGGGAGCCTTCGCTGGAACGCTCTACCCAATTGGTTTAGCGGTATTGGCGGCACGCGTTCCACCAGCCAAATTAGGTGGGGCAAGCGGTATGTTTACGGTTTGTTATGGGCTTGGCAGTTTTGTTGGGCCGGCGTTAACTGGCGGCGTTATGGCCATGGTTGGCGATAAACATAGCGATCAAGCGCTGTTTGGCACGATTGGCTGTTTGGTGCTAGCCCTCTTAGGTTTAATGATGACGGGGATCGATCGAGTCAACGTCAAAGAGGAACATCCGGTTAGTGTGGCTTCAAGTGGTATCAAGCCACCAATGTAG
- a CDS encoding SGNH/GDSL hydrolase family protein — translation MAGPLVLQVGDCTVACSYALPHQRGDALLQTRLRSVFADETLVHNEGLDGEATEDFLKRYDRTMARYPEIDLIIVRYGVNDRKRYGIGPFEAKLIELCDLFERDYPQAKIILETGIYVDYPAHYAFDRNSKLEPVYRMIAKLAQQRGYALVDIFERMKRETQQGNWDLRARGFGSVDEDFPVLGPALDHIHGHDVRWFTNIHPNIQGIQTIVDEEISVITQTWPTGLRAIA, via the coding sequence ATGGCTGGCCCGTTGGTTTTGCAAGTTGGTGATTGTACGGTTGCTTGTTCGTATGCATTGCCGCATCAGCGTGGCGATGCCTTGCTGCAAACCCGTTTGCGTAGCGTCTTTGCCGACGAAACGCTTGTCCATAACGAAGGCTTAGATGGTGAAGCAACTGAGGATTTTCTCAAACGCTACGATCGCACGATGGCTCGCTATCCCGAAATCGATCTGATTATTGTGCGGTATGGCGTGAATGATCGGAAACGCTATGGGATTGGGCCATTTGAAGCCAAATTAATCGAGCTTTGCGATTTGTTCGAGCGTGATTATCCCCAAGCCAAAATCATCTTGGAAACTGGGATTTACGTCGATTACCCAGCCCATTATGCCTTTGATCGTAACTCTAAGCTTGAGCCAGTCTATCGGATGATCGCCAAACTTGCCCAGCAGCGTGGCTATGCACTAGTCGATATTTTCGAGCGCATGAAACGCGAAACCCAACAAGGTAACTGGGATTTACGGGCGCGGGGCTTTGGCTCAGTCGATGAGGATTTTCCGGTATTGGGGCCAGCACTTGATCATATTCATGGCCATGATGTGCGTTGGTTTACCAATATTCACCCAAATATCCAAGGCATCCAAACGATTGTTGATGAAGAAATCTCCGTAATTACCCAAACCTGGCCAACTGGGTTGCGGGCAATAGCGTGA